tcattatctgttatctgtgactttctTGAAcactaaaaaaatgtaatccttGTTCATTGCGTTTGTCAGcttttttgccttcattatgtgtaatgtgaccTGTAATGTGAACTGTCGTAGCCAAAGAGGAATTTTGCTGCGGTGACAAATAAATCTTGGTTTTTGATTCTTTTGAtgtagaatcagaatcagaatcagaaatactttaataatcccagagggaaattacagttctagtacaaccgccatcacatacatcacaaacatttcgggtgaacgattgactgaggtcTTGCTGCCAAGGACCACGCCTGATGCGGTTTCCATAGGGCactgcctttaactctgtggaaaaATAGGAGTcacatttggggagggagaggaaaaaaggcaTATTTTACACTTTATCCTTaaccaggatacagtttgagatatcaaaaaacctcCGCACAAGAATGGACAcataacacaacatttaagcagAAGGTTTACATTGGACACATGTCGCATGTAAATTCATGTAGATTATGTGCgtcagttgtgtgtgtgtagtgaATGTTTGATCCATTTTTCCATGAACGCtgtccagaggccattgtccttgatatgaTGGAAAGTTTATTAACCGGCGCCACTGCTCCGAACgcatccacagatgtccgcGGGAGAGGAGGGAGCAGGTGGAGCAGTTCTGGGCCCTCTCGacataacatccaggggagtttTAGATATGAGGGGAAACCTAATCCAAATACACTATTTATTTTGAGAACAAGCTGCACCAACTTTTCGGTCAGCTTTAAAGTCCTTTGTCACTGGCTCCACATCTctaatccaatattccaaatttgttgggcttttttccATGTTTCACATCCAGATTTGTCCCATTTAACttctgagttcaaccaccgtAGCCAGCCTGCTTTCCATCGCATCCAGCTTGCGGCTCTGCTTGTCCAACTTACGGTTCATGGCCTTAGTGATCGCATCATATGTGGCCGGCAGCCTGATCGTGGCCATATTTGCTACCGACATCCCCTGAAGTTTTTGGTACAACAGAAATCCTCCGAATCCAAATAGAAGAAATCCGAGTATCATGAATTCAAACATGTATACGTCTTCAACATCCTTGACTGACAAAATCGAAAAACACACCATTTTCCAGCTGTTCCAACAATCTAGGAAAAGATTTTGAGCGAGACAGTTGCTGGCCGACTAAgggaaaaaataattacttaatGCTCCAACCTCCAACCTAGTATGAGTGGGGACCCGACCCCAGTCTGCCTGTCCTGCATTGCAGATGAGCCTCTGGGTTGAAGATggtccatctggacctggactcTTACCCCTGAGTCCAACAACAATGTCCGACCTACACCATCGGCGCTGGCCCATAGCCCAGAGGTACAGCAACAAAAAACTGCACCAGTCACAATCTCATGACTTCCAGCTCAAGATCGTGAGGCTATCACTGCCCTCCgtgaagtgcaggagaaaaatgtTTACCACCACGATGGAAAGCAGGGCTTTGAAAGTTGTTGTACAGGGTCCTGGTGAGCTGGGCTGGGCTCTGGCCTCTGTTGTCTCCTGACTAGAACCACCCAtgggagccagttgaggtggtttgagCATCTGATGAGGATGACCCCAGGGAAGACCTGGCGGGAGgggtctggcctgggaacaccttgggatcccccagaatgaccTGGACGAAatcgctggggagagggatcTCTCCCGATAACAGATAAGCAgaggacaatggatggatgttttaccATTTAACTCCGTAGGTAAACAATATAAACCAAATGAAATCaacaaaataatgttatttCAGTGTTGTATCCATCCCTTGAAAAATtataatccaaataaaatattcccCAGGTGCAACATTTAACTTAACTAAGCAGTGCAAGTGTAAACTCGAAAATTCATCCTCATCATGTCTATGAAGCAAATCCTGGTGTCAAAAGTGCGGGCTAATATTGGTGGCGAGCAGATTCAACTGTCAAATTTCAAACGTAAGAAAGTCGATCTTTGCTGGAAAACTCTTTGAAAAGCGACAAGTGTGCTGCTCTCCATGCGTTTTTTTCTACCTTTATTGTGATTATGTATAACAAAACTACGGAGGAGgcttagggccactcaaaaaaaaataaaaaataataataataattctgacttttttctcagaattctgagattaaagtcagaattctcacttttttctcataattgagtagacttttttttttcttttttcttttttttttggagtggccctaatcctcttccgtacaaaacacagaataattcaagatgaaacataaaaaacaccagaacaacaacaattaattattattattattattattattattattattattattataaacaacaataaaaacaaggaTACCATCATAGTACAGCTTGAGTATACCATAACTCAAAAAAGCCAGGGGTTTATAAcaacattcaaataaaatacatcagtTTTATAGGAATAAAGTAACCTTTTTAAAGAGGTgacacatttttaatgctttcccATTTGTACTGTCTTCTACAGTAGAGACATAATATTTTACAAGTCCGTGAAGTTTGGCTTGCTTGCATCTATgtatgagaaattttgaaatgaTAAGAAGCAggttaattaaaaaagaaaaagaaaaatagagattgTAGCTGGTTGTCATAATCATCGTAACCAATGCTCTCTCCGCGTGCTGCAGTGAAGGACGCGGCGATGACGTCAGCTCGTGGCGCAGGGGAAAATGGGGTTCGGGCATGAGGAGGGAGACATCAAACGGCACAGCAAACACCATGACAGGGTAAGCCCGGTTTAACGCCAGGCTCTGTTAATAGCATTATGGTGGGGGGTTAGTTATCACCCGACTTCCACCATCCCGTCGCGCTGTTTAATGGGAGAACTAGcgggtagaagaaaaaaaaaaaaaccggaGCCTTATAGCAGCAGACGACGAGCGGCTGCGCAAGATGGTGTTCCACAGCCGAAATGTTTACATTGATCCCCGCTCCGTTAGTCGGCAGCACCACGCAGTTGCAAGCGCTTTGTGCCAGAGCTGCGAGTCCGAACGGATGGTCCGCGTTTGTTTTTGCCCACGAAACGCGCTGCAATGACACGGGAGTTGTTAAACGTGTGTCTGTTGCCGACAGGTATGATGACGGACAGTGACGGGCCGTGCGTCAGTGCTGATCGGAAAGCATGGGGCTCAGGATCAGCAAGGTAAGAGGCGTCCAACCAGCTGAAAGGGTGTGGCACCTTCAGCAACCTCATCACCGTGACAGCTAGGTTCAGATCCGTGGATCGTAGCATTTAGGTCTCCATAAATAGTGCTGCACATCCGGCTAAGGTGCCTTATGCTTTATATGTTTGCAGTCAAAGGCTATAAATAACTCAGCTCTTCAAACTGTGAGCTGGGTATCCctctagtttttaaaaaaaaaaaaacaccatgagGATTAAGGTAACAATTGCATTAGATCTGCGGGGTGAATTTAACACGCCGTCACACAACCAAACACTATTATTTACaatcagaggtgtcaagtaacgaagtacaaatacttcgttactgtacttaagtacactttttaggtatctgtactttactccattacttatttttcttcctacttctgacttctactcattacattttcacacaagtatctgtactttctattccttacatttttaaaacaaacgttactcgttactcttggcttcagtttaaaatttataaatatttatttcacgtaatgtgcgccatccaatgcagatcattggcgccatccacacctagtgagaactagtgtaattggatgagtcatataacgcaaacactcattggttagtagttcacgcgtgacgtcagcgctacatccgggcacggtggttggcaaaaaacagagctgctctcgtctactacatgacaaaacgggtgatttagagcgtacttttagttcgtttctttttggaatctaaacaatgcctacgacttgtgctcccggttgcacagagaggcaatccaaatcgttggatgtacgtttctgtcgtttactgaaggaggaaggacgaagaaagaaatggatattttcaatgaaaagagcgcaggcagacactcccaatggactgggggagcatcatactacgacagaatttgcagtctacacttcatctccggtaaatacaactttattctgctctagtcattgttctgcttaaatagcggcggaggggaggtggcgatcgctacagcagctgccgccgctgtctgaagcagcagacagcggcggcggcggctgctgctgctgctccattacgcccccgttcacaggcgctagtacttctgtgtttacgctgcaatgtttACGCtgcacccattttaacaagacaaaaacaccaaaataatccgtagtaaacaatttttttttaatcctaccgggcgggtcttcctctgctgagacgcggcctgtgtccgacgccgctttctgctgttgcacaaacgtgtgaacaacatccattttctgacttgttaatccctcatggcgtcgcgggcgttgctggagcctttttcccatATAAAATAATCGTaaccgtccagtggtttcatggctttcgtgtgttctggcctgccgtgtttataaggcagctgtatgttgcggtacgaaacccttggccagccTTTCACAGACttgctccgtcccttcaggctttggctgtgtggatctggcaatctgataccatcaaccatcaacttactcttaaaacgatcttgtagtacgttatctaaagaagaaaaatacctggagaactcgtcagtttctctgtttgcgtccgccattgtgttcgccttttgccaaccagtccggcgcgcatgcgcgaaaaacccggatcaaaacaataacaatgaactggtctattctctttttatctctctatctctctatctctctatctatctatctatctatctatctatctatatatatatatatatatatatatactcacacatttatgttctggcagttctgcaggcttgaatactacctctgtttggaattgaattcctataaagtttgagagagaacatgctccttgagtgactttgtctttgacaaatgggttaatgattatgttgtgtcttgggccacatgtagaactaatcagtgtttaaattaagctttcagttcatatagtggcattttttttaaacgttactttatacttttatactttaagtagtttttggagcacatactttttcacttttacttgagtaaagaggtcaagttgatacttcaacttttaccagagtgtttttaaactgcagtatctatacttctacttaagtaacaaatgtgtgtacttttgacaccactgtTTACAATAGATCGCTGGTGTGCTTAGTGTGGCCCAGTTATGCCATAACAGTTAGGTTATATGGCGTGTAAGTACTTTAAAGAAACTTGTATTACTTTCCTGGGAAATCAGTCAAACTGGCCTTAGGAATACTTTGTCAGCTTTGGAGTCATGGCAGGCTTTTTGAACAATCGAACAATTATTAGTAGttgataagataagctttatcaTCTCCTCCATAGGGGGAATTAATTGGTTTTAGTGGCCTGACGGGTTAAAGGTGCAGCTCTAGTCATAtgattttattgaggataaataaataataggcaAATTACTGAAGAATCATGActacaaaaatggaaaaatgtacAAACCATATAGTACGGAggaattttaatattattcacAGACTGTGAAATGCTCtcagtaataaacattttaagagtatcgaaaaaaagttttagaaaaatacataattacACATCTCTAGAGAAGATAAAGTACTATAATATACATTCTGTATACATAGAGGAATGGTGTAAAAGAGGGGAGAAAGTTGCTGTACAGGAGGATGTCAGTAGCTTAAATGGTCACCTAGAAATtcgcttgtgtgatgccatctcctgtCTGGCTATTGTTTGCTGTACGGAGCGCCTCTCACCGTCCAGGCTGGTTTGTTAAAGTAGAGAAAAAGAGATGTTGATATGAAAAGCAATGCGCTTCAAAGTCTGCATTTCGGGTCGTGAACCAaggaccaatttacctttcaacactcctccATTGTCCTCCCATAGCTGTACGGACAGAGGCGCTGGTCGTCTGTCAGGTTCAGTTTTCTCagcctttttttattctctctaTTTTATGTTGATTGTTTTGCCAAATACGACTgttttatacaagcaggcaatcccagtaaaatgctgacaggtgagagcaAATTAATATTGAATAGATGTATTAAAATTACCAGAACGGTGAGGAAAtataacaaaagcaaaacaaaatgatgatggggatgtaaataaggtgcgATAGTTAAGTTTCATTATCTTGACATACATTTCTTAATTTCTCTCTATTGATCATTAAGTTTGCATTTTGGTATTTCCTTCTtgaatcaaccaatcacagctcttagaaGACAGCATCACACCTAGCCACGgagtcaaccacacctcctcaccaAGATAAACATTTCTGTCGTCCCTGTAGAGTCGTTCTCAGCAGCTACGTGAATCACTCTTAAGCCAAGACTCCTTTGCAGGGATTTTTAGGCTAAggtaggagctctctgagaggactcttgAGATCTCTGTCCTTACGGAGCTCGGGCTATAGTGGCTAGAAGAAAGCCACAGTTGACAGAAAGCTAAAAAGAAATCCTACATATTGTTTGCCACAAACTGTGTAGGAACACGTGGAGGGAAGGGCCTCTGGTGGGATGACACCAAAACTGAAGGTTTCAACCCACATTTAAAACGccatgtgtggcagaaaacttaCACTGCactctttgtttttggtttgttttctttttgtccctggaagaaaacctgtcagagcttgtcacatttttcagattttcttttgtgacAGATTAGGAAAATGTTCGATGGACTAAACCGTGTCGATACTGTTGCTGAACAAGAGTGcaagtgaattaaaaaaaagcagagaactgGGTGTGATTCAATGGCGCAGGGGTAGTGTGCACGACCCACATACGGAGTCCTTAGTCCTCGAACGCAGCTGACCCGGTTTCGATTCTGGCCTGTGGTCTTTTCCCACATgtctttccctctctctctcaaaccccttttcctgtcagcctactttgtaaaagaaaaatgcctctagtgctacaaaaaaaaacccagaaaaacaatatttaaaaaaaaaaaagcggagaACTGCCTATTTAGTGCTCGACTGCCTGATATTTATACTTACCTGCCTACTGTTGTTTACGCCGCAGGGTCAACAGAGCCACCGGATGGTGATCTTCTTCGCCGTCTTCATCCTGACAACACTCCTCATCCTCTACGGCTCCAACAGCAGCAACGATGGTATCTACATCCCCTTTCACGTGGCCATCAATCACGCCGCCAAGACTACAGACCTCAAAAAGTGGTCTGGTGGAGATGGCTACATGCCAGTTCATGGTAACAAAGTAAGCCGCTCAAAGCAAGTGCTGCAGCTTGTGGCAGAATGCATGAATCAGAATCTCCGTAGGTGAACGCGAGAAAGAGAAAGTGTAATCTGATTTTTATCAACGGTTAGGAGATAAAATGGTCCTGCAAATGGCCTTGATAAAGCACTAAAAGTAGCAGGCAGTAAAAACCACAAGCCTCAGGTATGTTTGCCAAAAGCAGGTGGTACACCTGTGTTAACCTGCATTCACCCGTCTTATGTGTCCCCAGTAAATGCCCCGGGTGGGTGACCTCCTGCCGCACCGTGTCACATGTGTCGGCTCCCCGCCGTCGCTGAGGTTCACATCATTTTAACGCGTTTCCTTTTTTAAGGTTTCATGTTGCCTCTCTTTCAGAGTATGACCCTGCACTGTCGTCACTGTGCGCTAGTGACAAGCTCCAGCCATGTCCTTGGCAGCCAGGCGGGGGACGAGGTTGACCGAACCGAGTGTGTGATCCGCATGAACGACGCCCCCACGTCCGGCTACGAGTCCGACGTCGGCAACCGGACCACCGTTAGGGTGGTAGCCCACGCCAGCGTCTTCAGGGTGGTGCGCAGGCCCAACGAGTATCTGCGGCGAACCGACAGGAACTCCACCATCATCTTCTGGGGACCCCCGAATAAGATCGGGAAGGACGCTAAGGGGACCTTGTTCAGGTTGATCCAGAGGGTCAGCATGACCTACAGCAATGTGTCGTTTTTCACCATCACACCCACCAAAATGCGAAAGTTCGATAGCCTGTTTACCAGAGAGACAGGGCGGGACAGGTGAGTCTGGGGGGGACGTTCATCGCATCTTGCCGCTCACAGCCTCCTTTTTAGTAACGGtcatatttactgtttttttgttccctTCCTGCAAAGACAAAAGTCTCACTCTTGGTTGAGCACCGGCTGGTTCACAATGGTCATAGCCATTGAGATGTGTGACAACATCAAAGTCTACGGGATGGTGCCGCCAAATTACTGCGGGTGAGTGTAAGCATGACTGATTGTACGTAAACCTTTCAAAACGCAAGAGAAACGGGCAACTTTAGCGCAGCGTGTTTGGTGTTGAACTGAAAATCGTCCAATTTTGACGTTTCTGATCATTTCTCAAAACAGTTTAGCCAGTCATTTCCCGTTGAACCATTACATAATAGTAGCATTATTGctgttttccagaaaaaaaactgcgtcCAAGAAGGTGCCCTACCACTACTACAAACCCAGGGGGTCCGACGAATGTCTGATGTACCTCCAGAATGAAAGCGGCCGCAGGGGAAACCACCATCGCTTCATCACAGAGAAGCAGGTGTTTGCACGCTGGGCCAAGCAGTACAACATCACGTTCACTAACCCCAAATGGTGAGAGAGGAGAAGCGAGGCCTGCGAGGAGACAAGCACAACGGACTTAGGCTCACGGTCTTTCGAAATGAGACATCATAAATGCGTTGGTCCAGAGAAGACGGCGACGACGTGGAAGACCTTCAGTTGGACTGAATGACGAGGAAGATGTAGGGAAATGTTTCTGATTTCAGGTATTAAACTTTTGAAGTACTGTCAGTTCTGATCGGAAAGTTTACACACTGAGGGCATGAATGTCCCTTTTTCCCAGGGTGGAATTATTATACAACAAACGGCTTCACAACCAAAACTTGGGTGCACAGATTTAAATGTACACTACATTTTCTCTTCATTACACAGTGTCAGAATTATACATATAAGCTCAGATGAATACGTACATCCTCT
Above is a window of Fundulus heteroclitus isolate FHET01 unplaced genomic scaffold, MU-UCD_Fhet_4.1 scaffold_213, whole genome shotgun sequence DNA encoding:
- the st6galnac6 gene encoding alpha-N-acetylgalactosaminide alpha-2,6-sialyltransferase 6 is translated as MGLRISKGQQSHRMVIFFAVFILTTLLILYGSNSSNDGIYIPFHVAINHAAKTTDLKKWSGGDGYMPVHGNKSMTLHCRHCALVTSSSHVLGSQAGDEVDRTECVIRMNDAPTSGYESDVGNRTTVRVVAHASVFRVVRRPNEYLRRTDRNSTIIFWGPPNKIGKDAKGTLFRLIQRVSMTYSNVSFFTITPTKMRKFDSLFTRETGRDRQKSHSWLSTGWFTMVIAIEMCDNIKVYGMVPPNYCGKKTASKKVPYHYYKPRGSDECLMYLQNESGRRGNHHRFITEKQVFARWAKQYNITFTNPKW